The Sulfurospirillum oryzae genome includes a region encoding these proteins:
- a CDS encoding sulfate ABC transporter substrate-binding protein yields MKFFKSNNLFGVAIAVLALVAPFIHAADISLLNVSYDPTREFYKEYNQAFAKHWKELKGDNVTVRQSHGGSGSQARSVIDGLDADVVTLALAYDVDAIAQKAKAIDPNWQKRLAHNSAPYTSTIVFLVRKGNPKGIKDWDDLVKSDVKVITPNPKTSGGARWNHLAAWGYGLEKYGSEEKAREFVTKIYANVPVLDSGARGSTNTFVQRGLGDVLLAWENEAFLSINELGRDKFEIVVPSVSILAEPSVSVVDKNVEKKGTKEVATAYLEYLYSKEGQRIAAKNYYRPTDPEIAKETESTFPKLKLFTIDAVFNGWGEAQKKHFADGGEFDKIFASIKR; encoded by the coding sequence ATGAAATTCTTCAAATCAAACAACCTCTTTGGGGTAGCCATAGCAGTTTTGGCGCTCGTAGCGCCTTTTATTCACGCCGCAGACATCTCCTTGCTCAATGTCTCGTATGACCCAACCAGAGAGTTTTACAAAGAGTACAACCAAGCCTTTGCCAAACACTGGAAAGAGCTTAAAGGCGATAATGTAACTGTGCGTCAGTCTCATGGTGGTTCGGGTTCACAAGCCAGAAGTGTCATTGATGGGTTGGATGCTGATGTGGTCACTTTAGCACTTGCTTATGATGTCGATGCCATCGCCCAAAAAGCAAAAGCAATTGATCCTAATTGGCAAAAACGTTTAGCGCATAACAGTGCACCGTATACCTCTACTATCGTCTTTTTGGTACGTAAAGGCAATCCAAAAGGCATTAAAGACTGGGATGATTTAGTGAAGTCTGATGTCAAAGTCATCACGCCAAACCCAAAAACCTCAGGAGGTGCTAGATGGAACCATTTAGCGGCTTGGGGTTATGGACTTGAAAAATACGGCAGTGAAGAGAAAGCCAGAGAGTTTGTGACCAAAATCTATGCCAACGTTCCTGTTCTTGACTCAGGGGCTCGTGGATCTACGAACACCTTTGTTCAACGTGGACTTGGTGACGTGCTACTGGCATGGGAAAATGAAGCCTTTCTTTCTATCAACGAACTAGGTCGTGATAAATTTGAAATCGTTGTCCCCAGTGTGAGTATTCTTGCAGAGCCAAGTGTGAGTGTTGTCGATAAAAATGTGGAGAAAAAAGGGACAAAAGAGGTAGCAACGGCATATCTTGAGTACCTTTACTCTAAAGAGGGACAAAGAATTGCAGCCAAAAATTACTATCGTCCAACTGATCCTGAAATTGCTAAAGAGACAGAGTCAACCTTTCCAAAACTGAAACTCTTTACGATTGATGCTGTCTTTAACGGATGGGGTGAAGCTCAGAAAAAACACTTTGCCGATGGTGGCGAGTTTGACAAGATCTTCGCTTCAATCAAGCGATGA
- the cysT gene encoding sulfate ABC transporter permease subunit CysT, whose amino-acid sequence MKWQFRKPSVLPGFGLTLGFSLTYVTLLVLIPLGGLLLYTTKLSWSEFGAVILDPRVLASFKLSFGASLIAAVINLFFGLIVAWTLARYNFFGKKIVDALVDLPFALPTAVAGIALAAIFAQSGWIGRLLDPLGIVIAYSRAGVVVALVFIGLPFVVRTVQPVIEEFEKEFEEAATSLGASWLQTFTKVILPSLMPALLTGFALSFARALGEYGSIIFISSNMPFVSEIVPLIIVTKLSQFDYVGATAVGTVMLLATFVILLLINLIQIYSREKSL is encoded by the coding sequence ATGAAGTGGCAATTTAGAAAACCGAGTGTCTTGCCAGGTTTTGGCTTGACGCTCGGCTTTAGCCTGACCTATGTGACCCTCTTAGTGCTCATACCACTCGGAGGGTTACTGCTTTATACGACGAAACTTTCGTGGAGCGAATTTGGTGCGGTCATTCTTGACCCTAGAGTTCTGGCTTCATTTAAACTGAGTTTTGGCGCAAGTCTTATTGCGGCGGTTATCAACCTCTTTTTTGGACTGATTGTCGCGTGGACTTTAGCTCGGTATAACTTTTTTGGTAAAAAAATTGTCGATGCACTGGTTGATTTGCCTTTTGCACTTCCAACCGCCGTTGCGGGTATTGCCCTAGCGGCAATTTTTGCGCAAAGTGGTTGGATCGGTAGACTTTTAGATCCATTAGGCATCGTGATCGCCTATTCTAGGGCGGGGGTTGTGGTTGCACTCGTCTTCATCGGGCTTCCTTTTGTAGTACGCACGGTTCAGCCTGTCATCGAGGAGTTTGAAAAAGAGTTTGAAGAGGCGGCGACAAGTTTGGGTGCGTCATGGTTGCAAACCTTTACAAAGGTGATTTTACCCTCGTTAATGCCAGCTCTTTTAACAGGGTTTGCACTCTCGTTCGCAAGAGCTCTGGGTGAGTACGGTTCGATCATCTTTATCTCAAGCAATATGCCCTTTGTGAGTGAGATCGTACCGCTCATCATCGTGACCAAGCTTTCGCAGTTTGATTATGTGGGCGCGACGGCAGTAGGAACCGTGATGTTGCTTGCGACATTCGTCATTTTGCTTTTGATCAATCTTATTCAGATTTACAGTCGCGAAAAAAGTTTATAG
- the cysW gene encoding sulfate ABC transporter permease subunit CysW: MQTEHRLEPRWLKPLLLGITLLFLGIFLVLPLGIVFSEALAKGWKVYWESITEPDAIAAIKLTLLVVLITVPLNTVFGVATAWLIAKFEFRGKGLLITLIDLPFAVSPVIAGLIFVLLFGSQGWFGAWLSAHDIRIVFATPGIIVATLFITSPFVAREIIPLMQEQGKDEEESALTLGASGWQTFWKVTLPNIKWGLLYGVILSNARAMGEFGAVAVVSGHIRGLTTTMPLHVEILYGEYLFTAAFAVASLLTLLALVTLVLKSFIEWRIGKKRSLAH, encoded by the coding sequence ATGCAAACAGAACATCGTTTAGAGCCTAGGTGGCTTAAACCACTTTTATTGGGTATTACGCTTCTTTTCTTAGGAATTTTTTTAGTGCTTCCTTTGGGAATCGTATTTAGTGAAGCCTTGGCAAAAGGGTGGAAGGTATATTGGGAATCTATCACTGAACCAGACGCCATCGCTGCGATTAAGCTAACCCTTTTAGTGGTCTTAATTACCGTTCCGCTCAATACGGTTTTTGGTGTAGCCACGGCGTGGCTGATCGCTAAGTTTGAATTTCGAGGCAAAGGGCTTCTTATCACGTTGATTGACCTGCCTTTTGCTGTTTCTCCTGTTATTGCAGGTCTGATTTTCGTGCTTTTATTTGGAAGTCAAGGTTGGTTTGGAGCGTGGCTGAGTGCGCATGATATACGCATTGTCTTTGCGACTCCGGGCATTATAGTTGCGACGTTGTTTATCACCTCGCCCTTTGTAGCACGTGAGATCATTCCTCTCATGCAAGAGCAAGGCAAAGATGAAGAAGAGTCTGCCTTAACACTCGGCGCCTCAGGGTGGCAAACGTTTTGGAAAGTGACGCTTCCCAACATCAAATGGGGGCTTTTGTATGGTGTCATTCTCAGTAATGCTAGAGCAATGGGTGAGTTTGGAGCGGTTGCGGTTGTTTCAGGTCACATCAGAGGCTTGACGACAACAATGCCTTTACATGTAGAGATTTTATACGGCGAGTACCTGTTCACAGCTGCCTTTGCGGTTGCTTCACTTTTGACCCTTTTAGCACTGGTGACATTGGTGCTTAAAAGTTTCATTGAGTGGCGCATCGGTAAAAAACGCTCACTCGCGCACTAA
- a CDS encoding sulfate/molybdate ABC transporter ATP-binding protein yields MSIQISNINKRFDNFVALDNINLTIPDGELVALLGPSGSGKTTLLRIIAGLEEADSGTIYFNGEDTTATHVRDRGVGFVFQHYALFRHMSVFENVAFGLRVRPKETRPSEDEIKERVHKLLKLIQLDWIANRYPSQLSGGQRQRVALARALAVEPKVLLLDEPFGALDAKVRQELRQWLRALHDEIHITSVFVTHDQEEALEVSDKIVVMNQGKIEQIGTPEEVYDRPANPFVYSFLGNVNLFHARVEQGSLHLENTELNTPDLGSSKEASLFVRPHEINISIDNAEGSGIEAKLTGWRLVGPRVRVELETVHAHQRVEAEISKAQWQTIKTHENDSLFVHFESARIYTGEASWNDYVI; encoded by the coding sequence ATGAGTATTCAGATTTCAAATATTAACAAGCGTTTTGATAATTTTGTAGCATTAGATAACATTAACTTAACCATTCCCGATGGCGAGCTCGTAGCACTTCTTGGCCCTTCTGGTTCAGGTAAAACGACCTTGCTTCGCATTATCGCAGGGCTGGAAGAGGCCGATAGCGGAACGATCTATTTTAACGGAGAAGATACCACCGCAACGCACGTGCGTGACCGAGGTGTGGGGTTTGTGTTTCAGCACTACGCGCTTTTTCGGCACATGAGTGTGTTTGAAAACGTCGCCTTTGGACTTCGTGTCAGACCTAAAGAGACACGCCCGAGCGAAGACGAGATCAAAGAGCGCGTACATAAGCTTCTTAAACTTATTCAACTCGACTGGATTGCCAATCGTTACCCATCACAACTCTCTGGCGGACAACGCCAACGTGTAGCACTTGCGCGTGCCCTTGCTGTCGAGCCAAAAGTGTTGTTACTCGATGAGCCTTTTGGCGCATTGGATGCCAAAGTACGCCAAGAACTTCGCCAATGGCTAAGAGCTTTGCACGATGAGATTCACATTACCAGTGTGTTTGTGACCCACGATCAAGAAGAAGCCCTTGAGGTTTCTGACAAAATTGTCGTGATGAATCAAGGCAAAATCGAGCAAATCGGCACTCCCGAAGAGGTGTACGACAGACCTGCGAATCCGTTTGTCTATAGCTTTTTGGGCAATGTCAATCTCTTTCATGCCCGTGTGGAGCAAGGCTCACTGCATCTTGAAAACACAGAACTCAACACGCCCGATCTGGGAAGTTCTAAAGAAGCATCGCTTTTTGTTCGTCCGCACGAGATCAACATTAGCATCGACAATGCAGAGGGAAGTGGCATTGAAGCCAAACTCACTGGTTGGAGGCTCGTAGGCCCTAGGGTTCGTGTGGAACTTGAAACCGTGCATGCCCACCAAAGGGTGGAAGCGGAGATTTCAAAAGCACAGTGGCAGACGATTAAAACGCATGAAAATGACTCTTTATTTGTTCATTTTGAAAGTGCCCGCATCTACACAGGTGAAGCTTCGTGGAATGATTATGTTATCTAA